From the Colletotrichum lupini chromosome 10, complete sequence genome, one window contains:
- a CDS encoding FeS cluster assembly scaffold IscU yields the protein MFSRSLRVASRRVLATSVRPSAMPARQLAPAATVGATRGYHEKVLDHYSRPRNVGSMPKGDQDVGQGLPSYDPSSHYHDTIVWAAWVVAAACTWVSDTMRYLALHALQLDAFHPAFRDTNNHGLSAVMLNIRVDPKTNVISDVKFKTFGCGSAIASSSYLTELVRGMTLEQAGRVKNTEIAQELKLPPVKLHCSMLAEDAIKAAISDYYTKNPNAKPTNLAGTEAKAESAASASA from the exons ATGTTCTCCAGATCTCTCCGCGTCGCCTCTCGCAGGGTCCTTGCGACCTCTGTCCGCCCTTCTGCCATGCCCGCTCGTCAGCTTGCACCTGCTGCCACTGTCGGCGCCACGAGGGGATACCACGAGAAGGTCCTTGACCA CTACTCGCGTCCCCGTAACGTCGGCTCGATGCCCAAGGGCGACCAGGACGTCGGTCAGGGTCTC CCATCCTACGATCCATCTTCTCACTATCACGATACCATTGTTTGGGCCGCCTGGGTTGTGGCAGCGGCGTGCACTTGGGTCTCCGACACGATGCGCTACCTCGCTCTCCACGCTCTTCAACTCGACGCATTTCATCCGGCTTTTCGCGACACCAATAATCATGGCCTTTCTGCCGTTAT GCTCAACATCCGTGTCGACCCCAAGACCAATGTCATCTCCGACGTCAAGTTCAAGACCTTCGGCTGCGGATCCGCCATCGCTTCCTCCAGCTACCTTACCGAGCTTGTCCGGGGCATGAC CTTGGAGCAGGCCGGCCGCGTCAAGAACACCGAGATTGCCCAGGAGCTCAAGCTTCCCCCCGTCAAG CTCCACTGCAGCATGCTTGCCGAGGACGCCATCAAGGCCGCCATTTCCGACTACTACACCAAGAACCCCAACGCGAAGCCCACCAACCTGGCCGGCACCGAGGCCAAGGCCGAGTCCGCCGCCTCCGCTTCTGCATAA
- a CDS encoding ubiquitin carboxyl-terminal hydrolase, whose amino-acid sequence MPPTTVTSGKLPKYPTYLTSETTASTWKPSSIAPTMACPHLESIAAGNDFLPSSRLHLTTPSTGKTAPSASIPSCASSMTRLLLLLADPFAQDDPAGVDVCLQCFNGGCAGDRNHAQLHRQLWSHPLVLNIRRTRKVLVRDEPPLKMSKLAIAAETEADRYDTTTTVKCLECNQELDKTSDKLAPIVDGIMKANTFSRKEEVKAWEQELTSCEHILLMQQTESRTIQSGDLGHCSACDLHENLWLCLECGNLGCGRKQMGGVDGNSHALAHSDQSGHGVAVKLGSITPEGTADVYCYKCDEERIDSDLGQHLGHWGINLANQQKTEKSLTEMQIEQNLRWDFSMTTEDGKELKPLFGAGLTGLKNLGNSCYLASIVQCLFDTPAFKNRYYLPSRDLPTVQDPAADLETQLRKVADGLLSGRYSKPDSDVTASEHSPEISHQKGLAPAMLKHLIGRGHEEFSTMRQQDAFELLQHIFKLVTRSQHPSDLGDPTQPFRFTLEQRLQCLGCKKVRYSTNEQDNIFIDVPLEKEPTVEGEETKADAYKAVTLKQCLDNFTAEEVVELTCSSCGSKDGYTKRSLFKTLPENLVVNARKMAVINWVPVKLDVPVIVPDEPFLLDDYLSKGLQSSEETLPVEPEASAPAFVANPEAVSQLEAMGFGRNRCERALHATGNSDANAAMEWLFGHMEDPDIDDPLVLSGGGGAGGAGRASADPEKIEMLGAMGFSVPQAKKALRETNGDVERAVEWLFSHPEDQGIFEDEAPAAGADPAAPKADAGSAATPAKYQLQSIACHKGTSIHAGHYVAFVRKEVNSQPTWVLFNDEKVVEAGEIEEMRKFAYVYFFKRV is encoded by the exons ATGCCACCTACCACTGTCACCTCAGGGAAGCTGCCAAA AtaccctacctaccttacctcagaGACGACAGCCTCGACCTGGAAGCCTTCTAGTATCGCTCCCACCATGGCGTGCCCGCATCTTGAGTCCATAGCTGCAGGTAATGATTTTCTA CCCTCCAGCCGCCTGCACCTCACAACTCCGTCTACCGGGAAGACTGCACCCAGTGCTTCGATTCCATCGTGCGCCTCGTCCATGACCCGCCTGCTTCTGCTTCTTGCTGATCCTTTTGCCCAGGACGATCCTGCCGGTGTCGATGTTTGCCTCCAGTGCTTCAACGGCGGTTGTGCCGGTGACCGCAACCATGCTCAGCTCCACCGACAGCTCTGGAGCCACCCGCTCGTTCTCAACATTCGCCGCACCCGCAAAGTCCTTGTCCGAGATGAACCCCCCTTGAAGATGTCCAAGCTCGCCATCGCCGCCGAAACCGAGGCCGACCGATACGATACTACAACCACTGTCAAGTGCCTTGAGTGCAACCAGGAGCTGGACAAGACGAGCGACAAGCTTGCCCCCATTGTGGACGGCATCATGAAAGCCAATACCTTCTCGAGGAAAGAGGAGGTCAAGGCGTGGGAGCAGGAGCTTACGAGCTGCGAGCACATCCTGCTCATGCAACAGACCGAGTCAAGAACCATTCAGTCTGGTGATCTCGGACACTGCTCCGCCTGTGATCTGCACGAGAACCTATGGCTCTGCTTGGAGTGTGGAAATCTGGGCTGCGGAAGGAAGCAAATGGGAGGTGTCGACGGTAACTCTCACGCCCTCGCGCATTCGGATCAGTCCGGCCACGGCGTTGCCGTCAAACTCGGATCCATCACACCCGAGGGAACGGCCGACGTCTACTGCTACAAGTGCGACGAAGAGCGCATCGACAGCGATCTTGGCCAGCACCTGGGACACTGGGGCATCAACCTGGCGAACCAGCAAAAGACGGAAAAGAGCTTGACCGAGATGCAGATTGAACAGAACCTGCGCTGGGACTTTAGCATGACCACGGAAGACGGCAAGGAGCTTAAGCCTCTGTTTGGCGCTGGATTGACCGGCCTCAAGAACCTTGGCAACAGCTGTTATCTTGCCAGCATCGTCCAGTGTCTCTTTGACACTCCTGCTTTCAAGAATCGCTACTACTTGCCCAGTCGCGACCTGCCTACTGTCCAGGATCCTGCGGCGGACTTGGAGACCCAGCTCCGCAAGGTTGCGGACGGCTTGCTCTCGGGTCGGTATTCTAAGCCCGACTCAGACGTGACTGCATCTGAGCACTCGCCCGAGATTTCGCACCAAAAGGGGTTGGCCCCGGCCATGTTGAAGCACTTGATTGGAAGAGGCCACGAAGAGTTCTCGACTATGCGGCAGCAGGATGCTTTCGAGTTGCTGCAGCACATCTTCAAACTCGTCACTCGGTCTCAGCATCCCTCCGACCTCGGCGACCCGACCCAGCCGTTCCGATTCACTCTGGAACAGCGGCTGCAGTGCCTGGGATGCAAGAAGGTGCGGTATTCGACTAATGAGCAGGACAACATCTTCATAGACGTTCCTCTGGAGAAGGAACCCACTGTCGAGGGCGAGGAGACCAAGGCAGACGCCTACAAGGCCGTAACTCTCAAGCAGTGTCTCGATAACTTCACGGCCGAGGAGGTTGTTGAGCTGACATGCTCTTCATGTGGCAGCAAGGATGGCTACACTAAGCGCTCCTTGTTCAAGACCCTTCCCGAGAATCTGGTTGTCAACGCCCGCAAGATGGCAGTCATCAACTGGGTCCCTGTCAAGCTTGACGTCCCCGTCATTGTCCCCGATGAGCCCTTCCTCCTCGACGACTATCTTTCCAAGGGTCTGCAGTCCTCCGAAGAGACCCTTCCCGTTGAGCCCGAGGCCAGCGCCCCGGCCTTCGTTGCCAACCCGGAGGCTGTCAGCCAGCTGGAGGCCATGGGCTTCGGACGCAATCGCTGCGAGCGGGCATTGCATGCCACTGGCAACTCGGACGCCAACGCTGCCATGGAGTGGCTGTTTGGCCACATGGAGGACCCCGACATTGACGATCCGCTCGTTCTGAGTGGTGGTGGCGGTGCTGGGGGAGCCGGAAGAGCATCGGCGGATCCGGAAAAGATTGAGATGCTCGGCGCCATGGGCTTCTCGGTGCCTCAAGCAAAGAAGGCTCTGCGCGAGACCAACGGTGACGTGGAGCGAGCTGTTGAGTGGCTCTTTAGCCATCCAGAGGACCAGGGCATCTTTGAAGACGAAGCCCCCGCCGCCGGAGCCGATCCCGCTGCTCCCAAAGCGGACGCCGGCAGCGCCGCTACCCCTGCAAAGTACCAGCTGCAGTCTATCGCCTGCCACAAGGGCACAAGCATCCATGCCGG TCATTATGTCGCCTTCGTTCGTAAGGAAGTCAACAGCCAGCCCACTTGGGTCCTCTTCAATGATGAAAAGGTTGTCGAGGCAGGCGAGATTGAAGAGATGAGAAAGTTTGCCTACGTCTACTTCTTCAAGCGTGTTTAG
- a CDS encoding eukaryotic ribosomal protein L18, with product MGIDLDRHHVRSTHRKAPKSDNVYLKLLVKLYRFLTRRTDSNFNKVILRRLFMSRINRPPVSISRIVGNLDKEDKRTVVIVGTVTDDNRLLTVPKLTVAALRFTATARARITAAGGEAITLDQLALRAPTGGNTLLLRGPKNSREAVKHFGMGPHKHKKPYVESKGRKFEKARGRRRSRGFKV from the exons ATGG GTATCGATCTCGACCGCCACCACGTGCGCAGCACGCACCGCAAGGCTCCCAAGAGCGACAATGTGTACCTCAAGCTTCTCGTGAAGCTGTACCGCTTCTTGACCC GTCGCACCGACTCCAACTTCAACAAGGTCATCCTGCGCCGTCTCTTCATGTCGCGCATCAACCGCCCTCCCGTCTCCATCTCCCGCATCGTCGGCAACCTGGACAAGGAGGACAAGCGCaccgtcgtcatcgtcggaACCGTCACTGACGACAACCGTCTCCTGACCGTCCCCAAGCTGACCGTCGCTGCCCTGCGCTTCACCGCCACCGCCCGCGCTCGCATCACCGCTGCCGGCGGCGAGGCCATCACCCTCGACCAGCTCGCCCTCCGCGCCCCCACCGGTGGCAACACCCTCCTCCTTCGCGGACCCAAGAACTCCCGTGAGGCCGTCAAGCACTTCGGCATGGGTCCCCACAAGCACAAG AAGCCCTACGTCGAGTCCAAGGGCCGCAAGTTCGAGAAGGCCCGTGGTCGCAGAAGGTCCCGCGGTTTCAAGGTCTAA
- a CDS encoding ATP-dependent RNA helicase DBP3, with the protein MAATKRSLADTEAEASVTSKKQKKDLAAGGDVDSDEAAELKKQRKKEKKEKKERKKEKKAKAAEVEEEEAPAAATESKEETEEDKAERKRLKKEKKEKKRKEKEAKEAESNGTSAAPAAAAAATASTPTASILGGYEEVAALKALPQSDLDAFLAAENITVTDPITSNAALRSILEFAHLPKTDLVKKNPFSAYKKPTPIQSASWPYTLSRRDVIGVAETGSGKTMAFALPLVEGISKIKKRGIKAVVVSPTRELAMQTQEQMEHVSSLLGLKSICIYGGASKDEQRNLLNRGADVIVATPGRLKDFMQDGTISLGQVKFAVLDEADRMLDKGFEEDIKLILGDMPPREQRQTVMFTATWPASVRKLAESFMVDPVKITIGSSGKETANGAVELQANTRITQRVEVVDPRAKEQRLLQILKQWQTGAKKDDRILVFCLYKKEATRVETFLQQRGIRVGGIHGDLRQEQRTRSLEAFKAGTTPVLVATDVAARGLDIPEVKLVVNVTFPLTIEDYVHRIGRTGRAGKTGEAITLFTEHDKAHSGSLINILKGAKQEVPDDLFKFGTTVKKKAHSTYGAFFKDVDMTKKATKITFD; encoded by the exons ATGGCCGCCACGAAGCGCTCTCTCGCCGACACCGAGGCCGAGGCCAGTGTCACCAGCaagaagcagaagaaggACCTCGCTGCGGGTGGCGACGTCGACAGCGATGAGGCGGCGGAGCTGAAGAAGCagaggaagaaggagaagaaggagaagaaggagcgcaagaaggagaagaaggccaaggctgctgaggtcgaggaggaggaggctccGGCCGCTGCCACTGAGTCCAAGGAGGAGACCGAGGAGGACAAGGCCGAGAGGAAGAGActcaagaaggagaagaaggagaagaagaggaaagagAAGGAGGCCAAGGAGGCCGAGAGCAACGGCACTTCCGCAgctcccgccgccgccgctgccgccacCGCTTCCACTCCCACCGCCTCCATCCTCGGTGGCTACGAGGAGGTCGCGGCGCTCAAGGCCCTGCCCCAATCGGACCTCGACGCCTTCCTGGCCGCCGAGAACATCACCGTCACTGACCCGATAACAAGCAACGCCGCCCTCCGCTCCATCCTCGAGTTCGCCCACCTCCCCAAGACCGACCTCGTCAAGAAGAACCCCTTTTCCGCCTACAAGAAGCCCACGCCGATCCAGTCCGCCTCGTGGCCCTACACCCTCTCCCGCCGGGACGTCATCGGCGTCGCCGAGACGGGCTCCGGAAAGACCATGGCCTTCGCCCTGCCGCTCGTCGAGGGCATCTCCAAGATCAAGAAGCGCGGCATCAAGGCCGTCGTCGTCTCCCCGACCCGCGAGCTGGCCATGCAGACCCAGGAGCAGATGGAGCACGTGTCCAGCCTGCTCGGCCTCAAGAGCATCTGCATCTACGGCGGCGCCTCCAAGGACGAGCAGCGCAACCTCCTCAACCGCGGCGCCGACGTCATCGTCGCCACCCCCGGCCGCCTCAAGGATTTCATGCAGGACGGCACCATCTCCCTCGGCCAGGTGAAATTCGCCGTCCTCGACGAGGCCGACCGCATGCTGGACAAGGGATTCGAGGAGGACATTAAGCTCATCCTCGGCGACATGCCGCCGCGCGAGCAGCGCCAGACGGTCATGTTCACCGCCACCTGGCCCGCGTCGGTGCGCAAGCTCGCCGAGTCCTTCATGGTCGACCCCGTCAAGATCACCATCGGCTCGAGCGGTAAGGAGACGGCCAACGGCGCCGTCGAGCTGCAGGCCAACACGCGCATCACGCAGCGCGTCGAGGTCGTCGACCCGCGCGCCAAGGAGCAGAGGCTGCTGCAGATCCTGAAGCAGTGGCAGACGGGCGCCAAGAAGGATGACCGTATCCTGGTGTTCTGCCTGTACAAGAAGGAGGCCACGCGCGTCGAGACCTTTTTGCAGCAGCGCGGCATCCGCGTCGGTGGTATCCACGGCGATCTGCGCCAGGAGCAGCGCACGAGGAGTTTGGAGGCTTTCAAGGCCGGTACCACGCCTGTGCTGGTCGCTACTGATGTTGCTGCCCGTGGTTTGGATATTCCCGAGGTCAAGCTGGTTGTCAACGTGACT TTCCCCTTGACGATTGAGGATTACGTTCACAGAATTGGACGTACCGGCCGTGCTGGCAAGACTGGCGAGGCCATCACCCTGTTTACCGAGCACGACAAGGCGCACTCTGGATC TTTGATCAACATCCTCAAGGGTGCCAAGCAGGAGGTCCCCGATGACCTCTTCAAGTTCGGCACGACCGTCAAGAAGAAGGCTCACAGCACCTACGGCGCCTTTTTCAAGGACGTCGACATGACGAAGAAGGCGACCAAGATCACGTTTGACtga
- a CDS encoding HORMA domain-containing protein, whose amino-acid sequence MAPDAKPAKASKASKTDKSDKEDKSKVHKLALKGSAKLVAEFFQYSIHTILFQRGVYPAEDFSAVKKYGLNMLVSSDDQVRAYIKKIMSQLDRWMLRGKISKLVIVITDKDTGEHVERWQFDVEIFGRPAKSKSSKTSSSSKSSSSKPADQENASPATAEDAAPEKTEQEIQSEIAAIFRQITASVTFLPQLNGDCTFNVLVYADADSEVPVEWGDSDAKEIVNGERVQLRGFSTSNHRVDTLVSYRLAE is encoded by the exons ATGGCCCCCGACGCCAAACCCGCCAAAGCCAGCAAGGCTAGCAAGACCGACAAATCGGACAAGGAGGACAAGTCCAAGGTGCACAAGCTCGCCCTCAAGGGAAGCGCAAAGCTCGTGGCCGAATTC TTTCAATACTCGATACACACAATCCT CTTCCAGCGAGGTGTCTACCCAGCAGAAGATTTCTCAGC CGTCAAGAAATACGGTCTCAACATGCTAG TCTCCTCCGACGACCAAGTCCGAGCCTACATCAAAAAGATCATGTCCCAACTAGACCGCTGGATGCTCCGCGGCAAAATCTCCAAGCTCGTCATCGTAATCACAGACAAGGACACGGGCGAGCACGTAGAACGCTGGCAATTCGACGTCGAAATCTTTGGCCGCCCCGCAAAGTCCAAATCCTCAAAGACCTCTTCGTCCTCCAAATCATCCTCCTCGAAACCCGCAGACCAAGAAAACGCATCCCCCGCCACGGCAGAGGACGCGGCCCCCGAAAAGACGGAACAAGAAATCCAATCCGAAATCGCCGCCATCTTCCGCCAGATCACCGCCTCCGTCACGTTCCTCCCCCAGCTCAACGGAGACTGCACGTTCAACGTCCTCGTGTACGCCGACGCCGACTCCGAGGTGCCCGTCGAGTGGGGCGACAGCGACGCAAAGGAGATTGTCAATGGCGAGCGCGTCCAGCTGCGTGGGTTCAGCACCAGCAACCACCGTGTTGACACCCTCGTCAGCTATCGCTTGGCGGAGTAG